A stretch of Rhizobium sp. TH2 DNA encodes these proteins:
- a CDS encoding SRPBCC family protein codes for MTELIARSELLIRRAVPEVFEAFADPTITTRFWFSHGSARLVAGAELDWTWEMYGFTTHVRVLAIEPHSLIRILWDTENNPTEVEWRFREYRSGQTWIEVENSGFKGDDDARLQAVLDSTEGFALVLAGAKIWLEHGIEPNFVLDRHADKRVDGWKDR; via the coding sequence ATGACCGAACTCATTGCCCGAAGCGAACTTCTCATCCGCCGTGCGGTTCCCGAAGTCTTCGAGGCCTTCGCCGACCCTACGATCACCACCCGCTTCTGGTTCAGCCATGGTTCGGCGCGCCTGGTTGCAGGTGCCGAGCTCGACTGGACGTGGGAAATGTACGGCTTCACGACGCATGTCCGGGTGCTCGCAATCGAACCCCACAGTCTTATCCGCATCCTGTGGGATACGGAAAACAATCCCACAGAGGTCGAATGGCGTTTTCGCGAATACCGCTCAGGCCAGACCTGGATCGAAGTCGAAAACAGCGGCTTCAAAGGTGACGATGACGCCAGGCTACAGGCAGTACTCGACTCCACCGAAGGTTTCGCACTGGTCCTGGCCGGCGCGAAAATCTGGCTCGAACACGGTATCGAGCCGAACTTCGTACTCGACCGCCATGCCGATAAACGGGTCGATGGCTGGAAAGACAGATAG
- a CDS encoding SRPBCC domain-containing protein, producing the protein MTLEFRVNGRIGKPVAEVFDAVVNPTKLSGYFTTIGGASAPLVAGTTVTWFGMAPVIVDEVEENRRIVFRWDAMVDEGEDAYKTKVEMRFKQLDDGGTMVTIAETGWRENARGQKSSYMNCEGWSQMLACMKAYVEYGINLRDGYYPSEMKGVVASEQNIEM; encoded by the coding sequence ATGACGCTGGAATTTCGTGTGAACGGCCGCATCGGCAAACCTGTGGCGGAAGTCTTCGACGCCGTCGTTAACCCCACCAAGCTCTCGGGCTATTTCACCACGATCGGCGGCGCCAGCGCGCCGCTCGTCGCCGGCACCACCGTGACCTGGTTCGGCATGGCGCCCGTCATCGTCGATGAGGTCGAGGAGAACCGGAGAATCGTCTTCCGCTGGGATGCGATGGTCGACGAGGGCGAGGACGCCTACAAGACCAAGGTCGAGATGCGCTTCAAGCAGCTCGACGACGGCGGCACCATGGTCACCATCGCCGAAACCGGTTGGCGCGAGAATGCGCGCGGCCAGAAATCGTCCTACATGAATTGCGAGGGCTGGTCGCAGATGCTGGCCTGCATGAAGGCCTATGTCGAATACGGCATCAACCTTCGTGATGGCTATTATCCCTCCGAGATGAAGGGCGTCGTCGCATCAGAGCAGAATATCGAGATGTAA
- a CDS encoding Ig-like domain-containing protein — protein sequence MRLFAIASAAFLAVISTSVLAGTLEGGVPANRTTRIHAFTVADFSNCTVAGKPKMTISTKPQHGTITFKWEFVPAGKIRNCTNNRTKAMSVYYTPAPGFHGTDTFTVGYRLPDMSDYQTIGYRGQKFILHVK from the coding sequence TATCGCTTCCGCAGCCTTTCTTGCCGTCATCTCCACAAGCGTGCTCGCCGGCACTTTGGAGGGCGGCGTACCGGCCAACCGCACAACCAGAATCCACGCATTCACTGTTGCCGACTTCTCGAACTGCACTGTGGCGGGAAAGCCCAAGATGACGATTTCGACAAAGCCCCAACACGGTACCATCACGTTCAAGTGGGAATTTGTCCCTGCCGGGAAAATACGGAATTGCACCAACAACCGGACCAAGGCGATGTCCGTCTATTATACGCCGGCTCCCGGCTTTCATGGGACCGACACCTTTACAGTTGGATATCGCCTGCCCGACATGTCGGACTACCAGACCATCGGCTACCGGGGCCAGAAATTCATCCTGCATGTGAAGTGA
- a CDS encoding calcium-binding protein has product MSSQATASDENRVNSYTTSTQQNSSATALADGGWLVTWTSFGQDGDFYGIYQRRYDADGVTSGTETLVNSYTTSNQAFSSVTALADGGWLVTWSSQGQDGSGAGIYQQRYDAEGVASGTETRVNSYTTGMQSESFVTALADGGWLVTWQSNGQEGGAYSIYQQRYDAGGVASGTETLVNSYTTSDQSTPSVTALADGGWVVTWWSYGQDGGESGVYQQRYDADGSASGTETQVNSYTTLAQAFSSVTVLADGGWLVTWQSCGPDGDEYGIHQQRYDAGGVASGTETLVNSYTTGNQSTPSVTTLADGGWLVTWKSDGQDGSGTGIYQQRYDAEGVASGTETRVNTYTTSDQGSPSVTALADGGWLVTWTSFGEDGHADGIYQRHFAADVRGGALADLLAGTNWDETLMGFGGNDTLDGKAGDDILIGGFGDDIYVVDSTGDQIQEMAVQGTDTVLSSISFSLAGMFGIEHLTLTGSGDINATGNALGNVLTGNSGDNTLEGGDGADTLTGGGGADTLIGGDGNDIYVVESISDQIQELAAQGTDEVRASVGFSLLLLADIENLTLTGLMNIKATGNATANSLTGNAGKNVLKALEGDDILAGGKGKDTLFGGAGIDTFVFNTDDDADRIKDFNAKGGDHDVIDLSGLAAIIDFADLKASHMRQQSTNVVINGTQGDMITLEGVRIKDLDAGDFLF; this is encoded by the coding sequence ACTCAGCAAAATTCCTCGGCGACGGCGCTGGCCGATGGCGGCTGGCTGGTGACATGGACGTCCTTCGGCCAGGATGGCGATTTCTATGGCATCTACCAGCGGCGCTACGATGCCGATGGGGTGACGTCCGGCACGGAAACGCTGGTCAATAGCTATACTACGAGCAATCAGGCCTTTTCCTCGGTGACGGCGCTGGCTGATGGCGGCTGGTTGGTGACTTGGTCGTCCCAAGGCCAGGATGGCAGTGGTGCTGGCATCTACCAGCAGCGCTACGATGCCGAAGGCGTGGCATCCGGCACGGAAACGAGGGTCAACAGCTATACCACGGGTATGCAATCCGAATCCTTTGTGACGGCGCTGGCCGATGGCGGCTGGCTGGTGACATGGCAGTCCAATGGCCAGGAGGGCGGTGCCTATAGCATCTACCAGCAGCGCTACGATGCTGGTGGTGTGGCATCCGGCACGGAAACGCTGGTCAATAGCTATACTACGAGCGATCAGTCCACTCCCTCGGTGACGGCGCTGGCCGATGGCGGCTGGGTCGTGACATGGTGGTCTTATGGCCAGGATGGCGGGGAAAGTGGCGTCTACCAGCAGCGCTATGATGCCGATGGCTCGGCATCCGGCACGGAAACGCAGGTCAATAGCTACACCACGCTCGCTCAGGCCTTTTCCTCGGTGACGGTGCTGGCCGATGGCGGCTGGCTGGTGACATGGCAGTCCTGCGGACCGGATGGCGATGAGTATGGCATCCACCAGCAGCGCTACGATGCTGGTGGTGTGGCATCCGGCACGGAAACGCTCGTCAATAGCTATACCACGGGCAATCAGTCCACTCCCTCGGTGACGACGCTGGCCGATGGCGGCTGGCTGGTGACATGGAAGTCCGATGGCCAGGATGGCAGTGGTACTGGCATCTATCAGCAACGCTACGATGCCGAAGGTGTGGCATCCGGCACGGAAACGCGGGTCAATACCTATACCACGAGCGATCAGGGCAGTCCCTCGGTGACGGCGCTGGCCGATGGCGGCTGGTTGGTGACATGGACGTCCTTTGGCGAGGATGGCCATGCTGATGGCATCTACCAGCGGCATTTCGCTGCCGATGTCCGAGGCGGAGCACTGGCAGACCTCCTTGCCGGCACCAACTGGGACGAAACGTTGATGGGCTTTGGCGGCAATGACACGCTGGACGGCAAGGCCGGCGACGACATTTTGATCGGCGGCTTCGGCGATGACATCTATGTGGTCGATTCCACCGGCGACCAGATACAGGAAATGGCGGTGCAGGGAACCGATACCGTGCTGTCATCGATCAGTTTCAGTCTCGCTGGCATGTTCGGCATCGAGCACCTGACATTGACCGGTTCAGGCGATATCAATGCCACCGGCAATGCGCTCGGCAATGTCCTCACCGGCAATTCCGGCGACAACACACTCGAGGGCGGCGACGGCGCCGACACGCTTACCGGCGGCGGCGGCGCCGACACGCTGATCGGCGGCGACGGCAACGATATTTACGTGGTCGAATCCATCAGCGATCAGATTCAGGAACTGGCGGCGCAAGGAACCGACGAAGTGCGTGCATCGGTCGGATTCAGCCTGCTCTTGTTGGCCGATATCGAGAACCTGACATTGACCGGGCTGATGAACATCAAGGCGACCGGCAACGCCACGGCCAACAGTCTCACGGGCAATGCGGGAAAGAATGTTCTCAAGGCACTGGAGGGCGACGATATACTCGCCGGCGGCAAGGGCAAGGATACGCTGTTTGGCGGAGCCGGTATCGACACATTCGTCTTCAACACCGATGACGATGCCGACAGGATCAAGGATTTCAATGCCAAGGGCGGCGATCATGACGTGATCGATCTTTCCGGCCTCGCTGCCATCATCGATTTTGCCGATCTCAAGGCCAGTCACATGAGGCAGCAGAGCACGAACGTGGTCATCAATGGCACCCAGGGTGATATGATTACGCTGGAGGGCGTCAGGATCAAGGACCTCGACGCGGGCGATTTCCTGTTCTGA
- the creD gene encoding cell envelope integrity protein CreD, whose translation MTDQDNEIDRQAGVLPPSAETFAEPSRAGGFSTLMRSPGVKFIIIGVLTVLLLIPTLLVWALVEERAERANEVSARISAGWGGPQIVNGPYLAVPMSVNRSQNNNGTITTMRVTEWALLMPEEMKVNTKLDTEARKLSIYSLPVYNAKMKFSGRFGTDLRQSLAQVEGVPDLDRAFLVMNIADISGIRSNADIKIDGGAALPFQPGMKSIKGLKSGYSEYDSTQAYAQSDTGINRPIDRAIIEKGFTFEMDLSLNGSAKFSLAPAGQTTMFTASANWPDPGFEGLFLPETKTITKQGFEAAWTIPYLARGVDKVIASNVLPLGGNLMSVNLVEPVKFYQIVSRTLKYSVGFISLMFFAVFIIELKGGRMVHWVQYVLTGLALIIFYIMLLALSEHLGFIIAYGIAATATMLLIASYVGTVTGSRRSGVSLAVVLGLSYAVMYLILREDEYALLAGALISFVTIAATMYFTRNIDWSGSREAK comes from the coding sequence ATGACAGATCAAGACAATGAGATCGATCGGCAGGCTGGCGTGTTGCCGCCTTCGGCCGAAACGTTTGCCGAGCCCTCGCGGGCAGGCGGCTTTTCCACCCTCATGCGCTCGCCGGGCGTGAAATTCATCATCATCGGCGTGCTGACCGTTCTTCTGCTCATTCCGACACTGCTCGTCTGGGCACTGGTCGAGGAACGGGCCGAGCGCGCCAACGAAGTTTCCGCTCGCATCTCGGCGGGGTGGGGCGGTCCCCAGATCGTCAACGGACCCTATCTCGCCGTGCCCATGAGTGTGAACCGCAGCCAGAACAACAACGGCACCATCACCACGATGCGGGTGACGGAATGGGCGCTGCTGATGCCCGAGGAGATGAAGGTCAATACCAAGCTTGACACCGAAGCGCGAAAACTCTCGATCTATTCGCTGCCGGTCTATAACGCCAAGATGAAGTTCAGCGGCCGGTTCGGCACCGACCTGCGGCAAAGCCTGGCGCAGGTCGAGGGCGTACCAGATCTCGACCGCGCCTTCCTCGTCATGAACATCGCCGACATATCGGGCATCCGTTCCAACGCGGATATCAAGATCGATGGCGGCGCGGCACTGCCATTCCAGCCCGGGATGAAGAGCATAAAGGGATTGAAGAGCGGCTATTCCGAGTATGACTCCACCCAGGCCTATGCGCAGAGCGATACCGGCATCAACCGGCCAATCGATCGTGCAATAATCGAGAAGGGCTTCACCTTCGAGATGGACCTGTCGCTCAACGGCTCGGCGAAATTCTCGCTCGCGCCGGCGGGCCAGACCACCATGTTCACGGCATCAGCCAACTGGCCGGATCCCGGCTTCGAGGGCCTGTTCCTGCCGGAGACGAAGACGATCACCAAGCAGGGCTTCGAGGCGGCCTGGACCATCCCCTATCTCGCGCGCGGCGTCGACAAGGTGATCGCATCCAACGTGCTGCCGCTCGGCGGCAACCTGATGTCGGTCAATCTCGTCGAGCCGGTGAAGTTCTACCAGATCGTATCGCGGACGCTGAAATACTCGGTCGGCTTCATCTCGCTGATGTTCTTCGCCGTCTTCATCATCGAGTTGAAGGGCGGCAGGATGGTGCATTGGGTGCAATATGTGCTGACCGGCCTGGCGCTGATCATCTTCTACATAATGCTGCTGGCACTCTCCGAGCATCTCGGCTTCATCATCGCCTACGGCATCGCCGCCACCGCCACGATGCTGCTCATCGCCTCCTATGTCGGCACCGTCACGGGCAGCCGACGGAGCGGGGTGTCGCTCGCGGTCGTGCTCGGCCTGTCCTATGCGGTGATGTACCTGATCCTCAGGGAGGACGAATATGCACTCCTCGCCGGTGCCCTGATCTCCTTCGTGACGATCGCGGCGACGATGTATTTCACCCGCAACATCGACTGGTCGGGCAGCCGCGAGGCGAAATGA
- a CDS encoding helix-turn-helix transcriptional regulator → MSIDSKDDEIFKALANGTRRRMLDAMRDAPQTTGALCVAFPDMDRCTVMLHLKVLEGAGLVLVTREGRERWNHLNAMPIQEIHDRWISQYAGHAMSVLTAMQAGMEGQAV, encoded by the coding sequence ATGTCAATTGATTCCAAAGACGATGAGATTTTTAAAGCGCTGGCCAACGGCACGCGCCGACGGATGCTCGATGCGATGCGGGATGCACCGCAGACGACCGGGGCGCTGTGTGTCGCGTTCCCGGATATGGATCGCTGCACGGTCATGCTGCATCTGAAAGTGCTGGAGGGGGCGGGCCTGGTGCTGGTAACGCGCGAGGGCAGGGAGCGCTGGAACCACCTCAATGCGATGCCGATCCAGGAGATCCACGACCGCTGGATCAGCCAGTATGCGGGGCACGCGATGAGCGTGCTGACGGCGATGCAGGCGGGGATGGAGGGGCAGGCCGTGTGA